A genomic segment from Marinobacter subterrani encodes:
- the panB gene encoding 3-methyl-2-oxobutanoate hydroxymethyltransferase — protein sequence MAVTINTLREFKQKGEAFAALTAYDSTFSQVVSEAGVHVILIGDSLGMVLQGHDSTLPVTMDQMVYHVSCVAKGNRGSLIMADMPFMTYGTVDAALDNAAELMRAGAHMVKLEGTDWMKDTIAALSERGVPVCAHLGLTPQFVNKFGGYKVQGRDEKAAEMMIEHACELEAAGADVILLECVPAPLAARISQAVKAPVIGIGAGSDTDGQVLVLHDMLGITTGRKPRFVKNFLAETNSVQEAIEAYVKAVGERTFPAEEHTFKA from the coding sequence ATGGCTGTTACCATCAATACCCTGCGTGAATTCAAGCAGAAGGGCGAAGCCTTCGCGGCCCTTACCGCCTATGACTCCACGTTCTCCCAGGTCGTCAGCGAAGCGGGCGTGCACGTTATTCTGATCGGCGATTCCCTCGGCATGGTCCTGCAGGGGCATGACAGCACCCTGCCGGTGACCATGGACCAGATGGTGTACCACGTCAGCTGTGTGGCCAAAGGCAACCGTGGCTCACTGATCATGGCGGACATGCCGTTCATGACGTATGGAACGGTTGATGCCGCCCTCGACAATGCCGCGGAGCTGATGCGGGCCGGCGCCCACATGGTAAAGCTTGAAGGCACCGACTGGATGAAGGACACCATCGCCGCCCTGAGCGAACGCGGCGTTCCGGTTTGTGCGCACCTGGGCCTTACTCCCCAGTTTGTCAACAAGTTTGGTGGCTACAAGGTTCAGGGCCGTGACGAAAAGGCGGCGGAGATGATGATTGAACACGCCTGCGAACTTGAAGCCGCCGGTGCGGATGTGATTCTGCTGGAATGTGTTCCGGCCCCCCTTGCGGCCCGGATCTCACAGGCCGTCAAAGCCCCGGTTATTGGCATCGGCGCAGGTTCCGACACCGACGGGCAGGTTCTGGTACTGCACGACATGCTCGGCATCACCACCGGGCGCAAACCGAGGTTTGTGAAGAACTTCCTGGCCGAGACGAACTCGGTGCAGGAGGCGATCGAAGCCTACGTAAAGGCCGTAGGCGAGCGCACATTTCCCGCTGAGGAGCATACGTTCAAGGCATGA
- the panC gene encoding pantoate--beta-alanine ligase, which translates to MRTVHSLKELRTILRGYRRQGKTIGLVPTMGNLHEGHVSLVRKAAEMADVVVTSIFVNPMQFGVGEDLDTYPRTLAEDQDKLASAGSTLVFAPSAEEVYPEGLAKHTQVVVPDVSDGHCGASRPGHFEGVATVVTMLFNMIQPDLAVFGEKDFQQLAVIRKMVRDLMMPVDVVGAPTIREDDGLAKSSRNGYLSAEEREMAPAVYQTLQATAQKITEGHTDFQALESEAMQSLARAGLRPDYFNIVNSETLKPASPEDPEITILAAAFLGTTRLIDNLSITR; encoded by the coding sequence ATGAGAACCGTACATTCCCTGAAAGAACTGAGAACCATCCTCCGCGGCTACCGGCGCCAGGGCAAGACCATCGGCCTGGTGCCGACCATGGGCAACTTGCACGAGGGGCACGTTTCCCTGGTCCGCAAAGCGGCTGAGATGGCCGATGTTGTGGTAACCAGCATTTTTGTCAATCCGATGCAGTTCGGTGTTGGCGAAGATCTGGACACCTACCCGAGAACCCTGGCCGAGGATCAGGACAAGCTCGCCTCGGCCGGCAGCACCCTGGTTTTCGCCCCGTCGGCAGAAGAGGTGTACCCGGAAGGCCTGGCAAAGCACACCCAGGTGGTCGTGCCGGATGTGAGCGACGGCCACTGCGGTGCCAGCCGGCCCGGTCACTTTGAAGGTGTTGCCACCGTGGTCACCATGCTGTTCAACATGATTCAGCCGGACCTCGCCGTGTTTGGCGAGAAGGACTTCCAGCAACTGGCGGTCATCCGGAAAATGGTCCGCGACCTGATGATGCCCGTCGATGTCGTCGGTGCGCCGACCATTCGTGAAGACGACGGCCTGGCAAAAAGTTCCCGCAACGGTTACCTCTCTGCCGAGGAACGGGAAATGGCACCGGCGGTGTACCAGACCCTGCAGGCCACGGCACAGAAAATCACCGAGGGCCATACTGACTTCCAGGCCCTGGAAAGCGAAGCCATGCAGAGTCTTGCCAGGGCCGGGCTGCGCCCGGATTACTTCAACATCGTGAACAGCGAGACACTCAAGCCCGCCAGCCCGGAGGATCCGGAGATCACGATTCTGGCAGCCGCCTTCCTCGGGACCACCCGTTTGATCGATAACCTGTCCATAACCCGATAA
- the folK gene encoding 2-amino-4-hydroxy-6-hydroxymethyldihydropteridine diphosphokinase, translating to MTTDAFIGLGSNLEQPAAQLARAVSELAALPDTTLVAQSAFYASRPVGPQDQPDFVNGAVWLKTSLDPHQLLDRLQAIEQAHGRERLRHWGPRTLDLDLLLFGDRVLEDERLTVPHRELRNRDFALQPLLDLKPDLALPDGTPIATARRQCPDNRLRKLPPADYP from the coding sequence ATGACGACGGATGCCTTCATCGGGCTGGGCAGCAATCTCGAACAACCCGCTGCCCAACTCGCGCGGGCGGTGTCAGAGCTGGCAGCCCTGCCGGACACAACCTTGGTGGCGCAATCGGCCTTTTATGCAAGCCGACCGGTAGGGCCGCAGGATCAACCAGACTTCGTTAATGGTGCGGTCTGGCTGAAGACCTCACTGGACCCCCATCAGTTACTGGACAGGCTGCAGGCCATCGAGCAGGCCCATGGCCGTGAGCGACTCCGGCACTGGGGCCCCAGAACCCTCGATCTCGACCTGCTGCTGTTCGGTGACCGGGTGCTCGAGGACGAGCGCCTCACGGTACCTCACAGGGAACTGCGCAACCGGGACTTTGCCCTCCAGCCTTTACTGGACCTGAAGCCAGACCTGGCGCTGCCGGACGGGACACCGATTGCCACTGCGCGCCGGCAATGCCCGGACAACCGCTTGCGCAAGCTTCCACCCGCGGATTACCCTTAA